In the genome of Capra hircus breed San Clemente chromosome 5, ASM170441v1, whole genome shotgun sequence, one region contains:
- the LOC102170675 gene encoding olfactory receptor 2AP1: MKNKTVLTEFILLGLTDVPELQVMVFIFLLLAYLLSIIGSLTILILTLLDSHLQTPMYFFLRNFSFLEISFTSIFIPRVLISITTGNKSISFAGCFAQYFFAIFLGATEFYLLAAMSYDRYVAICKPLHYTTIMSSKVCTQLVLCSWLAGLIVIIPPITLMSQQDFCESNRLNHYFCDYEPLRELSCSNTKLIEKVVFLVASVTLVVTLVLVTVSYTSIIRTILKLPSAHQRTKAFSTCSSHLIVISLSYGSCFFIYVKPTAKEVDTFNKGVALLSTSAAPLLNPFIYTLRNQQVKQAFKDTVQKLMSLKEFQD, from the coding sequence atgaaaaataaaaccgtGTTGACTGAGTTCATCCTGCTGGGTCTAACAGACGTCCCTGAACTCCAGGTGATGGTTTTCATCTTTCTGCTCCTCGCCTATTTACTCAGCATCATTGGAAGTCTGACAATCCTCATCCTCACCTTGCTGGACTCTCATCTTCAGACCCCCATGTATTTCTTTCTCCGAAACTTCTCCTTCTTAGAAATTTCCTTCACAAGCATCTTCATTCCCAGGGTCCTGATCAGCATCACAACAGGGAACAAGAGTATCAGCTTTGCTGGCTGCTTTGCTCAATATTTCTTTGCCATATTCCTGGGGGCCACGGAGTTTTACCTTCTGGCTGCCATGtcctatgaccgctatgtggccatatGCAAACCCTTGCATTACACAACCATCATGAGCAGCAAAGTCTGCACCCAACTTGTTCTCTGCTCTTGGCTGGCTGGGTTAATAGTTATTATACCACCAATCACTCTGATGAGTCAGCAGGACTTTTGTGAATCCAATAGGCTGAATCATTATTTCTGTGACTATGAGCCCCTTCGGGAACTCTCATGTTCAAACACAAAACTCATAGAGAAGGTTGTCTTCCTTGTGGCATCGGTGACCCTGGTGGTCACTCTGGTGCTAGTCACTGTCTCCTACACGTCCATCATCAGGACTATTCTGAAACTCCCCTCTGCCCATCAAAGGACAAAAGCCTTTTCCACTTGTTCTTCCCACTTGATTGTCATTTCTCTCTCTTATGGAAGCTGCTTCTTCATTTATGTTAAGCCCACAGCAAAAGAAGTGGACACATTCAACAAAGGAGTAGCTCTACTCAGTACCTCAGCTGCACCTTTGCTAAATCCCTTCATTTACACCCTAAGGAATCAACAGGTAAAACAAGCCTTCAAAGATACCGTCCAGAAGCTCATGAGTCTTAAAGAATTTCAGGATTAA